One Oncorhynchus masou masou isolate Uvic2021 chromosome 2, UVic_Omas_1.1, whole genome shotgun sequence genomic region harbors:
- the LOC135555108 gene encoding RNA guanine-N7 methyltransferase-activating subunit-like protein translates to MTDGPETPPNYEEQFAHRFSLEDPEYQQYLSRPANPPPLVEDWGGRGGGNNRGRDSRSQDRGGYRGRGWGGDRGGGWGGDRDRGGDRDRGGDRDRGGDRDRRYGQGGGGHQSGRYNSYNQRPSHYDRY, encoded by the exons ATGACAGATGGTCCAGAAACGCCGCCTAACTATGAGGAGCAGTTTGCCCACCGGTTCTCTCTCGAGGACCCGGAGTACCAACAGTACCTGAGTCGCCCCGCCAACCCCCCGCCACtggtagaggactggggggggcGTGGAGGTGGAAACAACCGGGGCAGAGACAGCAG ATCACAGGACCGTGGCGGGTACAGGGGCCGGGGTTGGGGAGGGGACAGGGGCGGGGGTTGGGGAGGGGACAGGGACCGCGGAGGGGATAGGGACCGCGGAGGGGATAGGGACCGcgggggagacagggacaggcgTTACGGCCAGGGTGGTGGTGGGCATCAGTCTGGAAGATACAACTCCTACAACCAGAGACCATCACATTACGACCGCTACTGA